A region of Shewanella psychromarinicola DNA encodes the following proteins:
- a CDS encoding IS3 family transposase (programmed frameshift), translated as MIRKTKITVSPLQKLEYAKLMVEQGYTNKQIEDMSGAGKSAVSRWKVQYQAELAGKTPKNVKALTEEQRRIQLLEAQLKQAMRDNDILKKAGSFLHSRQSKLKMMREVKKANPGFKMSELCRVFEISCSSLYYKPIPKSVEKQAQIQLIEQAFSESHSTYGKRRIQADLLDLNCKVGVYAIASVMKKLGLIAIKPKKKHYYPNQGEEQVYAPNLLRRQFNPTTYNTHWVGDITYIKSHQGWSYLACVLDLGTKEIVGYALSSQPNAALATAALNNAIQRQRPNTQELMFHSDQGCQYSAKVFREKLKHLGIEQSMSRRGNCWDNAVMERFFRSLKTERLNRLAFTNHSAVVSVVEQYIQFYNYKRRHSAIDYKTPHQKYNELKKAA; from the exons AATCTGCGGTGTCTAGATGGAAAGTGCAGTACCAGGCTGAATTAGCCGGTAAAACACCGAAAAATGTCAAAGCATTAACTGAAGAACAACGAAGAATACAGCTTCTAGAAGCCCAACTAAAACAAGCCATGAGGGATAATGATATCTTAAAAAAGGCTG GCAGCTTTCTTCATTCGAGACAATCAAAACTTAAAATGATGCGCGAAGTAAAGAAAGCAAACCCAGGCTTTAAAATGAGTGAATTATGCCGAGTATTCGAGATCAGTTGTAGTAGTCTCTATTACAAACCGATCCCAAAAAGCGTTGAAAAACAGGCTCAGATACAATTGATAGAGCAAGCTTTCTCTGAGTCACACTCGACGTATGGCAAACGTCGAATACAGGCTGATTTATTAGATTTAAATTGTAAGGTTGGGGTTTACGCCATAGCTAGCGTAATGAAAAAATTGGGATTAATAGCGATTAAGCCAAAGAAAAAGCATTACTATCCAAATCAAGGTGAGGAGCAAGTTTACGCACCTAATTTGCTTAGACGACAGTTTAACCCTACGACTTATAATACCCATTGGGTGGGTGATATTACCTATATAAAATCACATCAGGGGTGGAGTTATTTAGCCTGTGTACTTGATTTAGGGACCAAAGAAATCGTTGGGTATGCCTTATCAAGCCAACCCAATGCAGCGTTAGCGACAGCGGCATTAAATAACGCGATACAACGTCAGAGGCCAAATACACAGGAGTTGATGTTTCACTCAGACCAGGGTTGTCAGTACTCAGCTAAGGTGTTCAGAGAAAAGCTAAAGCACTTAGGCATTGAACAAAGTATGAGTCGTAGAGGAAATTGTTGGGATAATGCGGTGATGGAACGATTTTTTAGGAGTTTAAAGACTGAAAGATTAAACCGTTTAGCTTTTACCAATCACAGCGCAGTAGTGAGCGTGGTTGAGCAATATATTCAGTTCTACAATTACAAACGCAGACATTCGGCAATAGATTATAAGACGCCACATCAGAAATATAATGAGTTAAAAAAAGCGGCTTAA
- the tnpA gene encoding IS66 family insertion sequence element accessory protein TnpA, whose translation MAKHTPQQWQELVKLQQKSELSVTDFCREHTIVPKSFYYHQSKALKTEATSGFSQAIIKPDIPAPITQKGQTITLATSIGDLVFPAQISTKIIIDVIKGLQS comes from the coding sequence ATGGCAAAGCATACACCCCAGCAATGGCAAGAACTCGTTAAGCTTCAACAAAAAAGCGAACTATCCGTTACCGACTTTTGTCGGGAGCATACTATTGTACCTAAATCTTTTTATTATCATCAAAGTAAAGCGTTAAAGACTGAGGCCACCTCTGGTTTTTCACAAGCCATCATTAAGCCAGATATTCCAGCGCCTATCACTCAAAAAGGGCAAACCATCACTCTGGCAACGTCCATTGGTGATTTGGTTTTCCCTGCTCAAATTTCTACAAAAATCATTATCGATGTCATTAAAGGCTTGCAGTCATGA
- the tnpB gene encoding IS66 family insertion sequence element accessory protein TnpB (TnpB, as the term is used for proteins encoded by IS66 family insertion elements, is considered an accessory protein, since TnpC, encoded by a neighboring gene, is a DDE family transposase.) translates to MIMFQELPKIYLYRDFIDFRKSINGLSALVEQEMELPSTDGSVFVFCNRNRDKLKILYWDKTGFALWYKQLERDKFKWPANINAEQMVLSEQQFHWLLSGFDVVGHQHVFVESYC, encoded by the coding sequence ATGATTATGTTTCAAGAACTGCCCAAGATATATCTGTATCGTGACTTCATTGATTTTCGGAAATCCATCAATGGATTAAGTGCGTTGGTTGAGCAGGAAATGGAATTGCCTTCCACCGATGGCAGCGTGTTTGTGTTCTGTAATAGAAACCGCGATAAGCTCAAAATTCTTTATTGGGACAAAACCGGCTTTGCGCTTTGGTATAAACAGCTGGAGCGAGACAAGTTCAAGTGGCCAGCCAACATTAATGCCGAGCAGATGGTGTTATCTGAGCAGCAGTTTCATTGGTTACTTTCAGGTTTCGATGTTGTTGGCCATCAGCACGTTTTCGTTGAAAGTTATTGCTGA